GCAAAAAATAACAACAGTATTAAAAAGTAGTTTTTCTTCATAATTTGTATTTAGGTTAAAAATTTTATTTAGTCAAAGTATAAATCATAAGCGCCGGCTACTTCTGTCGAAACTTCTCCAAGCCAGCCCGCTTCCTGATTAATTCCTGTATAAACTTTAATGAAATCAATTCCTGGAAGTTTTACGTAGTTTCCGTTTTTATCAACAGCCCATGAAATGTCAATGCTAGAAGCGTCATCATTATTGGGCGCATTGTCGGCATAACCAAATTCAAATGATTTACCGACCCAATAATTTCCGGTGCCGCTTTGGTCATAAAAGTTATTCTCCATTCGGGTTCCTTTGAGCGTGTAAGATGCGTCTGAAATCCAAAGCGGATAATAACTTTGAATATGAAAATTGTTTTTGGTCTTATAGCCTGAATTTCCCAAATTGTCCTGCCATTTAATGTATTCAACATCAGTCTGCCAGAATTCATTTCCTGCTACTCCGGTTTTAGATTCGTCCGGTTTAAAATAGGTTATGCTGTAGTTTTTAAGTGTAGTGTTTTTAAAATATTCACTTCCTGCTATTTCGTACCATTCGTCTTCATCAGGTTTTCCGTTTTTATTTTTGTCGTAAGCGACTAGAATAATTCCGGGTTCACATGATCCTGAACGAGCTTCATTGGCTTCATTTCCCCAAAATGCATTTCCTAAAACTTTAAAATCATTTCCTTTCAAATTGGGAATTGTATGATCGAAACCAAACACAACATAACCGCCAAAACCACCTAAAGAAATCATTGTGGTATTAGAACCTACCAAAGATTTTTTGGCCAAAGCAATCACTTGAGCTTCTGTGTTTCCAGCTGCATACTGCGGAATTTCATTGGTAAACTGCCCCACTGCTGGACGAAAATCAAATACGTTCGAAATGTATTTACTATATGTTCCTGCTTCTTTAATGACATTAATTTTAGATTCATAAATCTTCAATACGCCATTTTTTTCTACTTCTAAAAACAAAGGATAACTTTTTAAATACGGACTGATAAAATCCAGTTGCGCTGTATTTGAAATTACAGAATCATTAATACGCCATTTTATTTTGGCATCAGCAGATAAATCAAGAGCAATGTTGAGTACTTTAAATCGATCAATTGTATATGATTGTTTTAATACTACTATCGATTCGGTTTCTTCATCTTTATCGGTTTGGCAGGCTGTTATTCCAAATAGAAAAAGAAATAAAAATGTGGCTTTTAGAATTTTAGTTGAATTCATTGTTTTTTTAAGGAAGATGTGAAATGTGAAAAGCAGATTTGAGATTTTATTTGATAGAACATAACTGATTCAACAGATTTAGGAAAAAATCTGCAACTGAATAATTGGAAAATTATCACGAGAAATATTCACATGATGTATGTTCAGCATTATTGCTTGAAAAGAAAATAAACGAGTTTGCTGGATACGACGCATTACCTATTAATTTTAAAAATTAATTTCGGGAACGTAACCAAACAACAATACGAAAAAAGACCCGCTACAAAATAGCCGGTGCAGTTATTGTCTTCAACTTTATTCCTCGAAAGTTTTAAACTTATGTGATTATGGCAGGTCTCCTGACTTGTTCCATCTTTAAAACAGCCTTCTCATCCGCGGCAGCGAACAATGGCATAAGTAACGTTTAAAGACTTAATAGAACTTACAGTAGCGGGTCTGTTCAGGATTTACACCTGATTCCCTTTTAACTGTTTTTCTTAAAAATTGAAAAAAAACAGACCAAAATCTGTCGCAAAGGTAGAACTATCTTTATAAAAACAATAACTATTTTGTACAATTACGGTTTTCTCACTTTAAGAAAACAACATTGAATATTGTGCATTTTTTCTTTTAAGAATGGTTTAATATCTATTTCATAACAAAAAAATTTTGTGATACAATTCTTATTTCCTTAAATTTGAATGATACCATCTGTAGAAAAACCTTATAAATTCATAAGCGTTTTTTAGATTTCAAATGAAAATACATGCCAAAAATTATTTTATCTAACCCAAAATCTTGTAAGCAATGAAAAAAAATCTTGCCTTAACCTTTTGGGCACTTTACATGCTCTTTTTTGCTATTCCGTTTCCCATGTTTTTGTATTACAACATTAAAAGCGAATCTGATATTGATGCTTTAAAAGACGGAAATCCTTATCTGGCTTTAGCTTATCTTGCTCTCTCTATAGTACTGTGGGTTATTCTTTTAGTTGGTTATTTTAGAAAATGGATTCTACAGCTTTTTATTACCAGAAAAAATATGGCAAAAATAAAAGCGCATGGAGTACTTCGAGAATCTAAAA
This is a stretch of genomic DNA from Flavobacterium endoglycinae. It encodes these proteins:
- a CDS encoding cell surface protein, translated to MNSTKILKATFLFLFLFGITACQTDKDEETESIVVLKQSYTIDRFKVLNIALDLSADAKIKWRINDSVISNTAQLDFISPYLKSYPLFLEVEKNGVLKIYESKINVIKEAGTYSKYISNVFDFRPAVGQFTNEIPQYAAGNTEAQVIALAKKSLVGSNTTMISLGGFGGYVVFGFDHTIPNLKGNDFKVLGNAFWGNEANEARSGSCEPGIILVAYDKNKNGKPDEDEWYEIAGSEYFKNTTLKNYSITYFKPDESKTGVAGNEFWQTDVEYIKWQDNLGNSGYKTKNNFHIQSYYPLWISDASYTLKGTRMENNFYDQSGTGNYWVGKSFEFGYADNAPNNDDASSIDISWAVDKNGNYVKLPGIDFIKVYTGINQEAGWLGEVSTEVAGAYDLYFD